One window of the Takifugu rubripes chromosome 13, fTakRub1.2, whole genome shotgun sequence genome contains the following:
- the dpep2 gene encoding dipeptidase 2 isoform X1, with amino-acid sequence MMSTRHIVILSTLCTLFSAYPERERVHDLMVRYPLIDGHNDLPLQLRRYHNNQLSQIDLHNLTKFSTDIGRLRVGHIQAQMFSVYVMCGAQEKDAVQLTLEQIDVVRRMCTEYQDFELVTSVQGLKNSAIKSKIACLISIEGGHSIGSSLPTLRMFYLLGVRSMTLTHNCNTPWAESSSRLYAVFQRENNSLTLFGQAVVEEMNRLGMIVDVSHASWDTALTVMKHSKAPVIFSHSSSYFICKHHRNVPDWLLRELKKSRGLIMVNLHSNFITCRDEANISHVADHFDHIREVIGAESIGIGGDYEGVQRFPQGLEDVSKYPHLIHELLQRNWTENELAGVLRRNFLRVFEEVERVRDQLRSNKPSEVQISSEEVQNPCRLDLRPKLRQSAISPTVFSNSNEQKNLFFLAIVLLLSSIFTG; translated from the exons ATGATGTCAACAAGACATATCGTCATTCTCTCGACTCTGTGCACTTTGTTTTCTGCGTACCCAGAAAGGGAACGAGTGCATGACTTGATGGTCAGATATCCTCTCATCGATGG TCATAATGATCTACCTCTGCAGCTGAGGAGATATCACAACAATCAGCTCAGCCAAATTGATCTCCACAATCTTACCAAATTTTCCACTGATATTGGCCGTCTCCGAGTGGGCCACATACAGGCACAG ATGTTTTCAGTCTATGTGATGTGTGGAGCCCAGGAGAAGGATGCTGTGCAACTGACTTTGGAACAGATTGATGTGGTGAGACGCATGTGTACAGAGTACCAGGATTTTGAGCTGGTAACATCTGTCCAAG GGCTGAAGAATTCTGCAATAAAGAGCAAGATAGCCTGTCTAATAAGCATCGAGGGAGGACATTCTATCGGCAGCAGCCTGCCGACCCTGAGGATGTTTTACTTGCTCGGGGTCCGTTCCATGACCCTAACGCACAACTGCAACACTCCCTG GGCTGAATCATCTTCACGTCTTTATGCTGTCtttcaaagagaaaataacaGTCTAACACTCTTTGGCCAG GCAGTGGTGGAGGAGATGAACAGACTGGGAATGATTGTGGATGTGTCCCACGCTTCTTGGGACACAGCGTTGACTGTGATGAAGCATTCCAAGGCTCCTGTAATTTTTAGCCATTCATCTTCCTACTTTATCTGCAAACACCATCGGAATGTACCAGACTGGCTGCTGCGTGAGCTG AAAAAGAGCAGAGGGCTAATCATGGTGAACCTCCACAGCAATTTCATTACCTGCAGGGATGAAGCCAACATTTCACATGTGGCAG ACCATTTTGATCACATTAGGGAGGTAATTGGAGCCGAATCAATAGGAATCGGAGGTGACTATGAAGGTGTTCAGAG ATTCCCTCAGGGCTTAGAGGACGTGTCAAAGTACCCCCACCTAATCCATGAGCTCCTGCAGAGGAACTGGACTGAGAATGAGTTGGCTGGAGTCCTTCGGAGGAATTTCCTGCGAGTGtttgaggaggtggagagg GTGCGTGATCAGTTACGTTCAAACAAACCCAGTGAGGTGCAGATATCCTCAGAGGAGGTGCAGAATCCCTGCAGGCTGGACCTCAGACCGAAGCTGAGACAGTCTGCCATTTCCCCGACTGTCTTTTCCAACAGCAATGAGCAGAAGAATCTGTTCTTTTTAGCCATagtcctgctgctctccagcaTATTCACAGGTTAA
- the dpep2 gene encoding dipeptidase 2 isoform X2, giving the protein MFSVYVMCGAQEKDAVQLTLEQIDVVRRMCTEYQDFELVTSVQGLKNSAIKSKIACLISIEGGHSIGSSLPTLRMFYLLGVRSMTLTHNCNTPWAESSSRLYAVFQRENNSLTLFGQAVVEEMNRLGMIVDVSHASWDTALTVMKHSKAPVIFSHSSSYFICKHHRNVPDWLLRELKKSRGLIMVNLHSNFITCRDEANISHVADHFDHIREVIGAESIGIGGDYEGVQRFPQGLEDVSKYPHLIHELLQRNWTENELAGVLRRNFLRVFEEVERVRDQLRSNKPSEVQISSEEVQNPCRLDLRPKLRQSAISPTVFSNSNEQKNLFFLAIVLLLSSIFTG; this is encoded by the exons ATGTTTTCAGTCTATGTGATGTGTGGAGCCCAGGAGAAGGATGCTGTGCAACTGACTTTGGAACAGATTGATGTGGTGAGACGCATGTGTACAGAGTACCAGGATTTTGAGCTGGTAACATCTGTCCAAG GGCTGAAGAATTCTGCAATAAAGAGCAAGATAGCCTGTCTAATAAGCATCGAGGGAGGACATTCTATCGGCAGCAGCCTGCCGACCCTGAGGATGTTTTACTTGCTCGGGGTCCGTTCCATGACCCTAACGCACAACTGCAACACTCCCTG GGCTGAATCATCTTCACGTCTTTATGCTGTCtttcaaagagaaaataacaGTCTAACACTCTTTGGCCAG GCAGTGGTGGAGGAGATGAACAGACTGGGAATGATTGTGGATGTGTCCCACGCTTCTTGGGACACAGCGTTGACTGTGATGAAGCATTCCAAGGCTCCTGTAATTTTTAGCCATTCATCTTCCTACTTTATCTGCAAACACCATCGGAATGTACCAGACTGGCTGCTGCGTGAGCTG AAAAAGAGCAGAGGGCTAATCATGGTGAACCTCCACAGCAATTTCATTACCTGCAGGGATGAAGCCAACATTTCACATGTGGCAG ACCATTTTGATCACATTAGGGAGGTAATTGGAGCCGAATCAATAGGAATCGGAGGTGACTATGAAGGTGTTCAGAG ATTCCCTCAGGGCTTAGAGGACGTGTCAAAGTACCCCCACCTAATCCATGAGCTCCTGCAGAGGAACTGGACTGAGAATGAGTTGGCTGGAGTCCTTCGGAGGAATTTCCTGCGAGTGtttgaggaggtggagagg GTGCGTGATCAGTTACGTTCAAACAAACCCAGTGAGGTGCAGATATCCTCAGAGGAGGTGCAGAATCCCTGCAGGCTGGACCTCAGACCGAAGCTGAGACAGTCTGCCATTTCCCCGACTGTCTTTTCCAACAGCAATGAGCAGAAGAATCTGTTCTTTTTAGCCATagtcctgctgctctccagcaTATTCACAGGTTAA
- the LOC101073011 gene encoding ribonuclease P protein subunit p25-like: protein MFTGCGVASGHNQYLFRDPIGSNPGLEENKAIQTDGVNPGNCSVYHSQLYCNAGQPTGTNNISSPLKLFPVPPHALKLGQDGFKKVCRTEEGSPCPFPGLESGVLEMRVKEGSKIRNLMGFAMARIQGEKDTSGGGLRQVVFTGSGRAVTKTITCAEIMKRKVGSLHQLTKLQYKVVKEVWESTEGAVTQMTVHRTVPSISILLSKDPLDPQEPGYQPPESLGALWEEKERADPSSQATGKRPLEPLLYSGLHHCKRTCLGEGVSVTPSPLTG, encoded by the coding sequence ATGTTCACAGGGTGTGGAGTGGCCAGCGGCCACAACCAGTATCTTTTTAGGGACCCTATCGGGTCCAACCCTGGACtggaagaaaataaagcaatCCAAACGGATGGAGTGAACCCGGGGAACTGCTCTGTCTACCACAGTCAGCTATACTGCAATGCTGGTCAGCCAACAGGAACGAACAATATTTCCAGCCCGCTGAAACTATTTCCAGTGCCTCCTCATGCACTCAAACTAGGACAAGATGGGTTCAAAAAAGTCTGCCGAACCGAGGAGGGCAGCCCTTGTCCCTTCCCTGGACTGGAATCCGGGGTGCTGGAGATGCGCGTGAAGGAAGGCAGCAAGATCCGTAACCTAATGGGATTTGCCATGGCGCGGATACAGGGAGAGAAGGACACGAGTGGCGGCGGGCTCAGGCAGGTGGTCTTCACTGGGTCGGGCCGCGCCGTCACCAAGACCATCACCTGTGCTGAAATAATGAAACGCAAAGTTGGCTCTTTGCACCAGCTGACAAAACTGCAGTACAAAGTGGTGAAAGAGGTGTGGGAAAGCACCGAAGGGGCAGTCACACAGATGACAGTGCACAGGACTGTGCCCTCTATCAGTATCCTTCTCTCCAAAGACCCATTAGATCCCCAGGAACCAGGGTATCAGCCTCCAGAGAGTCTGGGCGCATTatgggaggaaaaagagagagccGACCCATCCTCCCAGGCAACAGGAAAAAGACCCCTTGAACCGTTGCTGTACAGCGGTCTCCATCACTGTAAGAGGACATGTTTAGGGGAAGGAGTCTCTGTCACCCCCTCCCCACTGACTGGCTGA